In Cloacibacterium caeni, a single window of DNA contains:
- a CDS encoding TIGR02757 family protein, protein MNEQEIFEFLNQKAEQYNHVDFIELDPISIPHQFSLKQDIEISGFFAATIAWGNRKSIITSAQKIIDFMGNSPYDFVMNVTQKDFKKLENKAVHRTFSGEDFQQFILNLKSVYIEFESLEQLFLLKEHEENYYHAIERFRTRFLGEIPHRSHKHVSSPYKNSASKRLVMFLRWMVRQDKKGVDFGIWKNLSPQYLSIPLDVHTANISRKLGILQRPQNDWKAVEELDQIIRKYNPQDPAVYDYALFGIGVSNELL, encoded by the coding sequence ATGAACGAGCAAGAAATCTTTGAATTTCTCAACCAAAAAGCCGAACAATACAATCATGTAGATTTTATTGAATTAGACCCTATTTCTATTCCGCATCAGTTTTCTTTGAAACAAGACATAGAAATTTCAGGATTTTTTGCGGCTACCATTGCATGGGGAAATAGAAAATCCATCATTACATCTGCTCAAAAAATCATCGATTTTATGGGAAATTCTCCTTACGATTTCGTGATGAATGTTACCCAAAAAGATTTCAAAAAATTAGAAAACAAAGCCGTTCACAGAACTTTTTCTGGCGAAGATTTTCAACAATTTATATTGAATTTAAAAAGCGTTTACATTGAATTTGAAAGTTTAGAGCAGTTATTTCTTTTAAAAGAACACGAAGAAAATTATTATCACGCTATCGAAAGATTTAGAACTCGTTTTTTAGGAGAAATTCCGCACAGAAGCCATAAACATGTAAGTTCGCCTTATAAAAATTCTGCTTCTAAGAGATTGGTGATGTTTCTGCGATGGATGGTTCGTCAAGATAAAAAAGGCGTAGATTTTGGCATTTGGAAAAACCTTTCTCCTCAATATTTATCCATTCCATTAGATGTGCACACTGCGAATATTTCTAGAAAATTAGGAATTTTACAAAGACCTCAAAACGATTGGAAAGCCGTAGAAGAACTCGACCAAATCATCAGAAAATACAATCCACAAGATCCTGCTGTATACGATTATGCGCTTTTCGGAATTGGCGTTTCTAATGAGTTATTATAA
- a CDS encoding ribonuclease Z, with amino-acid sequence MSTYLTILGYNSAIPTVKSAPTAQFLEMEERCFLIDCGEGTQVQLRKAKAKFSKINHIFISHLHGDHVFGLPGLISSFRLLGRETPLHVYGPKGIKEMMETIFRITETHQGFEVVFHELSSKKSEKDFEDNRVEVFTIPLDHRIYCNGYLFKEKPKERHLNMQEISKYPEIEICDYHNLKRGKNIQLSDGYILKNENLTKPAEPSVSYAFCSDTRYLESIIPIIKNVDVLYHEATFLHDLKKMADYTGHSTALEAAKIARKANVKKLILGHFSNRYNDLSVFLNEACEIFPETYLPKQLEAVKI; translated from the coding sequence TTGAGCACCTATTTAACAATTCTCGGCTATAACTCAGCAATTCCTACCGTGAAATCTGCACCTACTGCGCAATTTCTAGAAATGGAAGAGCGTTGTTTCCTCATCGATTGCGGCGAAGGAACACAAGTTCAATTGAGAAAAGCTAAAGCCAAATTTTCTAAAATTAATCACATTTTTATCTCGCATCTTCATGGTGACCATGTTTTTGGTTTGCCGGGATTGATTTCTAGTTTTAGACTTTTGGGTAGAGAAACTCCACTTCATGTGTACGGTCCGAAAGGAATTAAAGAAATGATGGAAACTATTTTTAGAATTACCGAAACGCACCAAGGCTTCGAAGTGGTTTTCCATGAACTTTCTTCTAAAAAATCAGAAAAAGATTTTGAGGATAATCGAGTAGAGGTTTTCACTATTCCGTTAGACCATAGAATTTACTGTAACGGCTATCTTTTTAAGGAAAAACCAAAAGAAAGACACCTCAATATGCAGGAAATTTCTAAATATCCTGAAATTGAAATCTGTGATTATCACAATTTAAAACGTGGCAAAAATATTCAGTTGAGCGATGGTTATATTCTCAAAAATGAAAATTTAACGAAACCTGCAGAACCTTCTGTTTCTTATGCTTTTTGTAGTGATACTCGATATTTAGAGAGCATTATTCCTATTATTAAAAATGTAGATGTTTTGTATCACGAAGCAACTTTTTTACATGATTTAAAGAAAATGGCAGATTATACCGGTCATTCTACTGCTCTAGAAGCTGCTAAAATTGCCAGAAAAGCCAATGTTAAAAAATTGATTTTAGGTCATTTTTCTAATCGCTACAATGATTTATCGGTTTTTCTCAATGAAGCGTGTGAAATTTTCCCTGAAACTTATCTTCCGAAGCAATTGGAAGCCGTTAAAATTTAA
- the rdgB gene encoding RdgB/HAM1 family non-canonical purine NTP pyrophosphatase, translating to MEILVATHNLHKKEEIQQILGEKYHITSLTDYHIHDEIIEDGKSFHENALIKAKFCFEKTGKPSLGDDSGLVVPVLDGRPGIYSARYAGNHDFDKNMTKVLEEMQDKNDREAYFITVLCLYNEHGAEYFEGRVYGDLSTERSGNKGFGYDPIFIPKNHEISFADMPAEQKNAMSHRKNALDKFLAFLEK from the coding sequence ATGGAAATCCTCGTTGCCACGCACAACTTACACAAGAAAGAAGAAATTCAACAGATTTTAGGCGAAAAATACCACATTACTTCACTTACTGATTATCATATTCACGACGAAATTATAGAAGACGGAAAATCTTTCCATGAAAATGCTTTGATTAAAGCCAAGTTCTGCTTCGAAAAAACTGGAAAGCCCAGTTTAGGAGACGATTCTGGATTGGTGGTTCCTGTACTTGATGGAAGACCGGGAATTTACTCGGCACGTTACGCAGGGAATCATGATTTTGACAAAAATATGACCAAAGTTTTAGAAGAAATGCAAGACAAAAATGATAGAGAAGCTTATTTCATCACCGTTTTATGCTTGTACAACGAACATGGAGCAGAATACTTTGAAGGTAGAGTTTATGGTGATTTAAGCACCGAAAGAAGTGGAAACAAAGGTTTCGGTTATGACCCGATTTTCATTCCCAAAAATCATGAAATTTCTTTTGCAGATATGCCTGCAGAACAAAAAAATGCCATGAGTCACCGCAAAAATGCTTTAGATAAATTTCTTGCATTTTTAGAAAAGTAG
- a CDS encoding CPBP family intramembrane glutamic endopeptidase, translating to MSIDNTKYRNYIFDFKAAAALFAGLFIGIMVLGMYTLFAYFILKQSYAEIQNSMVFFIVSYLCTVLFPIIGFDVFVMKSQGKKLNFNMQTRPFHVYLMIFPMMLGMMLVSEFLVSKIPIEGEFFGPLYDQMSDAFSTIATDTAGIYLLTVLFAPFLEEILFRGIIQKGLINKGVKPAKAIIFSALAFGIFHLNPWQTVNAFLLGLVLGVVYYKTKSLLMPILLHAFNNFISAYLLLNGNSESVTENLHLPEYYGLIVGIVLLSVSYYLFMYRNRIYYRE from the coding sequence ATGAGTATAGACAATACAAAATACAGAAATTATATTTTTGATTTCAAAGCGGCGGCAGCATTATTTGCTGGACTATTTATTGGAATCATGGTTTTAGGCATGTATACGCTTTTTGCTTACTTTATACTTAAACAAAGTTATGCAGAAATCCAAAACAGTATGGTATTTTTTATCGTGAGCTATCTCTGTACAGTGCTTTTTCCGATTATAGGTTTTGATGTTTTTGTGATGAAAAGTCAAGGAAAAAAACTCAATTTTAACATGCAAACCAGACCTTTTCATGTTTATCTCATGATTTTTCCTATGATGCTGGGAATGATGTTGGTTTCTGAGTTTTTAGTTTCAAAAATTCCTATTGAAGGAGAGTTTTTTGGTCCTTTGTACGATCAAATGTCTGATGCTTTTAGCACTATCGCTACAGATACTGCGGGAATTTATCTTCTTACGGTTCTTTTTGCACCCTTTTTAGAAGAAATTCTCTTTAGAGGTATCATTCAAAAAGGATTGATTAATAAAGGTGTAAAACCAGCAAAAGCGATTATTTTTTCAGCTTTAGCCTTTGGAATTTTTCATCTTAATCCTTGGCAAACAGTCAATGCATTTTTATTAGGATTGGTTTTAGGCGTAGTTTATTACAAGACTAAATCCTTATTAATGCCCATTTTATTACATGCTTTTAATAATTTTATTTCTGCCTATTTATTACTGAATGGAAATTCAGAAAGCGTGACTGAAAACTTACATCTACCAGAATATTATGGTCTTATTGTAGGAATTGTACTTTTATCTGTTTCTTATTATTTATTCATGTACCGAAATAGAATTTATTACAGAGAATAA
- a CDS encoding peptide chain release factor 3, with protein sequence MSLLQEISKRKTFGIISHPDAGKTTLTEKLLLFGGAIQEAGAVKSNKIKKGATSDFMEIERQRGISVATSVLAFEYKGKKINILDTPGHKDFAEDTYRTLTAVDSVIVVIDVAKGVEEQTEKLVEVCRMRKIPMLVFINKLDREGKDAFDLLDEVEQKLGLKVVPLSLPIGMGSDFQGIYNIWEKNIQLFLEEKKQKVGETIVINDINDSSVDEIIGEKAAATLRDELELIESVYPEFDREQYLTGEQQPVFFGSALNNFGVRELLDAFVEIAPMPQPKESDLRLVKPEEKNFTGFVFKIHANMDPKHRDRLAFVKIVSGTFKRNENYLLVREGKKMKFSSPNAFFADKKEVVDESFPGDIVGLHDTGSFRIGDTLTAGEKLQFKGIPSFSPEHFRYINNDDPLKAKQLAKGIDQLMDEGVAQLFTLEMNGRKIIGTVGALQYEVIQYRLEHEYGAKCTYEPIGIHKACWIEADEKSDEFKEFARLKQRFMARDNHGQLVFLADSAFTIHMTQEKFPNVKLHFISEWNHAK encoded by the coding sequence ATGAGTTTATTACAAGAAATATCAAAACGTAAAACTTTCGGGATTATCTCTCACCCAGATGCTGGAAAAACTACTTTGACGGAGAAATTACTTCTTTTCGGAGGAGCAATTCAGGAAGCAGGTGCTGTAAAATCAAATAAAATTAAAAAAGGGGCAACTTCCGACTTTATGGAAATCGAAAGACAAAGAGGGATTTCGGTAGCAACTTCGGTTTTAGCATTTGAATACAAAGGAAAGAAAATCAACATTCTCGATACACCTGGTCACAAAGATTTTGCGGAAGATACTTATAGAACGCTTACTGCGGTAGATTCTGTAATTGTAGTAATAGACGTAGCAAAAGGTGTGGAAGAGCAAACTGAAAAACTCGTAGAAGTTTGTAGAATGCGTAAAATCCCAATGTTGGTTTTCATCAACAAACTCGATAGAGAAGGAAAAGATGCATTTGATTTGCTGGATGAAGTTGAACAAAAATTAGGTTTAAAAGTAGTTCCGCTTTCGCTTCCGATTGGGATGGGAAGTGATTTCCAAGGAATTTATAATATTTGGGAGAAAAACATTCAGTTATTTCTTGAAGAAAAGAAACAAAAAGTAGGTGAAACCATCGTCATCAATGATATCAATGACAGTTCGGTAGATGAAATCATCGGTGAAAAAGCTGCAGCTACTTTAAGAGATGAACTAGAACTCATAGAGTCTGTTTATCCAGAATTCGATAGAGAACAATATCTTACTGGTGAACAACAACCGGTGTTTTTTGGTTCAGCTTTGAATAATTTTGGGGTAAGAGAATTGTTGGATGCTTTTGTAGAAATTGCACCAATGCCTCAACCCAAAGAATCTGACCTTAGATTGGTAAAACCAGAAGAGAAAAATTTTACAGGTTTTGTCTTTAAAATTCACGCCAATATGGATCCGAAACACCGTGATAGATTGGCTTTCGTGAAAATTGTTTCGGGAACTTTTAAGAGAAATGAAAACTATCTTCTAGTAAGAGAAGGTAAAAAAATGAAGTTTTCTTCGCCAAATGCTTTCTTTGCAGACAAAAAAGAAGTGGTAGACGAAAGTTTCCCTGGAGATATTGTAGGTTTACACGATACTGGAAGTTTCAGAATTGGAGATACTTTAACTGCTGGAGAAAAATTACAGTTCAAAGGAATCCCGAGTTTCTCACCAGAACATTTCCGTTATATCAATAATGATGATCCATTAAAAGCAAAACAATTGGCGAAAGGTATAGACCAATTAATGGATGAAGGTGTGGCGCAGTTGTTTACATTAGAAATGAACGGCAGAAAAATTATTGGAACTGTGGGTGCGCTTCAGTACGAAGTAATCCAATACAGATTAGAGCATGAATATGGCGCAAAATGTACGTATGAACCTATCGGAATTCATAAAGCGTGTTGGATAGAAGCCGACGAAAAATCTGATGAATTCAAAGAATTTGCAAGATTAAAACAGCGTTTTATGGCAAGAGATAATCATGGTCAGTTGGTGTTTTTAGCAGATTCTGCTTTCACGATTCACATGACTCAAGAAAAATTCCCGAATGTGAAATTACACTTCATCAGTGAATGGAATCATGCAAAATAA